A window from Mycobacterium botniense encodes these proteins:
- the merA gene encoding mercury(II) reductase produces MKPLSQVEHTRVDLAVIGSGGAAFAAAIRASTLGKSVAMIERATVGGTCVNTGCVPSKALLAAAEARHVALDSGRFPGITTSAEPVDMPDLIEGKRSLVEALRAEKYLDIAADYGWTLLRGDASFDGTPDAPVLQVMAEDGTRRLVAAAHYLVATGSRPAVPAIDGLHQVDYLTSTTAMELKEVPATLLVLGGGYVAVEQAQLFARLGTKVTMLVRSRLASREEPEASQSLLEVFADEGIRVVGQASIDSVRTDPVTGQGVVVASVAGAPHQFTAERLLVALGRTPVTEGLNLEAVHVTTGNAGEIVVTNQLATSNPRIWAAGDVTGHRQFVYVAASHGTMVVDNAFTGANRSVDYTHLPRVTFTSPALGAVGMTDEAAAAAGIRCDCRVLPLHHVTRAVVNRDTRGFVKVVADADTGRILGITAVAKDAGEIAGAGVYILAAGMTVQQVANTWAPYLTMAEAIKITCQSYTTDVTKLSCCAS; encoded by the coding sequence ATGAAACCCCTGAGCCAAGTGGAACACACGAGGGTTGATCTTGCCGTCATCGGGTCGGGTGGGGCGGCGTTCGCCGCCGCGATCCGCGCCTCCACGCTGGGCAAGTCGGTGGCGATGATCGAGCGCGCCACAGTGGGAGGAACGTGCGTGAACACCGGGTGTGTGCCCTCCAAGGCGCTGCTCGCCGCCGCCGAGGCCCGCCACGTGGCCCTCGACTCCGGCCGATTCCCCGGGATCACCACGAGTGCCGAGCCGGTCGACATGCCCGACCTCATCGAGGGAAAGCGGTCCCTGGTCGAGGCGTTGCGCGCGGAGAAATACCTCGACATCGCCGCCGACTACGGCTGGACGCTGCTGCGCGGGGACGCCTCATTCGACGGCACCCCGGACGCGCCGGTCCTGCAGGTGATGGCCGAGGACGGCACCCGCAGGCTGGTGGCGGCCGCGCATTACCTGGTCGCGACCGGCTCCCGGCCCGCCGTCCCCGCGATTGATGGACTCCACCAGGTCGACTACCTGACCTCGACCACGGCGATGGAGCTCAAGGAGGTCCCCGCGACACTGCTGGTGCTCGGCGGCGGGTACGTCGCCGTCGAACAGGCCCAGCTGTTTGCCCGGCTGGGCACCAAGGTCACCATGCTGGTCCGCTCCCGGCTGGCCTCCCGTGAAGAGCCCGAGGCGTCGCAGTCTCTGCTCGAGGTGTTCGCCGACGAGGGCATCCGTGTGGTCGGCCAGGCGAGCATCGACTCGGTGCGGACCGATCCGGTCACCGGCCAGGGGGTAGTGGTCGCCTCGGTGGCCGGCGCCCCGCACCAGTTCACCGCTGAGCGGCTGCTGGTGGCGCTGGGCCGAACCCCGGTCACCGAGGGGCTCAACCTCGAGGCGGTGCACGTCACGACCGGGAATGCGGGGGAGATTGTGGTCACTAATCAGCTGGCCACGTCCAACCCGCGGATCTGGGCGGCCGGGGATGTCACCGGGCATCGCCAGTTTGTGTACGTCGCCGCCTCGCACGGCACGATGGTGGTTGATAACGCGTTCACCGGCGCCAACCGTTCGGTCGACTACACGCACCTGCCCCGGGTCACGTTCACCAGCCCCGCGCTAGGAGCGGTCGGGATGACCGACGAGGCGGCCGCTGCGGCCGGCATCCGTTGCGACTGCCGCGTGCTGCCCCTGCACCACGTGACCCGGGCGGTGGTCAACCGCGACACCCGCGGCTTCGTCAAAGTGGTCGCCGACGCCGACACCGGCCGGATCCTCGGGATCACCGCAGTCGCGAAGGACGCCGGCGAGATCGCCGGGGCCGGGGTCTACATCCTGGCCGCCGGCATGACCGTGCAACAGGTCGCTAACACCTGGGCCCCGTATCTGACC
- the merC gene encoding organomercurial transporter MerC, producing MMTDKVGVVGTVVSAMACAMCFPAVGAIGAALGLGFLSRWEDVFINVLPLFAVLVLVANALGAHRQWRRSALGVIGPILVLIGWVSFMSGVLAHGPARVVLYAGLVVMVVYAVWDLVSPRRRRCGPEGCELPAEHR from the coding sequence ATGATGACCGACAAGGTGGGCGTCGTGGGCACCGTGGTGTCGGCCATGGCGTGCGCCATGTGTTTCCCGGCAGTGGGTGCTATCGGGGCCGCTCTCGGGCTGGGATTTCTGTCCCGGTGGGAAGACGTCTTCATCAACGTTTTGCCACTGTTCGCGGTGCTCGTCCTGGTCGCCAACGCACTGGGGGCTCATCGGCAGTGGCGTCGCAGCGCCCTGGGGGTGATCGGTCCGATTCTGGTTCTGATCGGGTGGGTTTCGTTCATGAGCGGTGTTCTCGCTCACGGGCCGGCAAGGGTTGTGCTGTACGCAGGGCTAGTGGTCATGGTCGTCTACGCGGTGTGGGACCTGGTCTCGCCACGTCGCCGCCGTTGCGGGCCCGAAGGCTGTGAACTGCCCGCGGAACACCGATGA
- a CDS encoding heavy metal-responsive transcriptional regulator encodes MRIGELAAAVGTSTKTLRFYEEQGLLPETQRTAAGYRDYPPEAVTRIDFIRRGKAAGLTLAQIRQILLIRDRGQAPCEHVRDLLDTRLADLDKQISKLVALRDTIAHLRHQAATPEPATCTAEQVCRYL; translated from the coding sequence GTGCGGATCGGAGAGCTGGCCGCCGCCGTCGGCACCAGCACCAAAACCTTACGTTTCTACGAAGAGCAGGGCCTGCTCCCCGAAACCCAACGCACCGCCGCCGGTTACCGCGACTACCCACCCGAAGCCGTCACGAGGATCGACTTCATCCGCCGAGGCAAGGCCGCCGGGCTTACGCTCGCCCAGATCCGGCAGATCCTGCTCATCCGCGACCGTGGTCAGGCACCCTGCGAGCATGTCCGCGATCTTCTCGACACCCGACTCGCCGACCTCGACAAGCAGATCAGCAAGCTCGTCGCGCTTCGCGACACGATCGCCCACCTACGCCACCAAGCAGCCACACCCGAACCCGCCACCTGCACCGCCGAACAGGTCTGCCGATACCTGTAG
- a CDS encoding FAD-dependent oxidoreductase: MTRIVQAQVCVAGGGPAGLVHALLLARAGIPVVVLEKHNDFLRDFRGDTVHPSTLRIMDELGLIDEFLRLPHTKIDRVAFDTDGSLRTFGNFSALKWLGFSQPYVALMPQWDFLDFLAEKASTYPEFTLIRNAEVTDLIFDGDRVAGVRTPELQVRAELVIAADGRTSAVRAAAGLRVVRAYSPMDVLWFRLRWCPGDPRELFAVIRKGFVMAMIYRGDYWQVAYLVPKGTNPRDGSLEAFKQRLVAVRPQLGERVDDLRSWDDVSQLDVRVDRLKRWWRPGLLCIGDAAHAMSPVGGVGINLAVADAVAAANLLCAPLRRGRVTTAHLANVQRRRQLPTRIIQAGQVFIQNAAIRPYLSGDLSPFRIPSIVGRGPLQFIPPILIGRGFRPEHVQTPDAH, from the coding sequence ATGACCCGAATTGTGCAGGCCCAGGTTTGCGTTGCTGGTGGAGGTCCCGCCGGCCTGGTGCACGCCCTGCTGCTGGCTCGTGCCGGGATCCCGGTTGTTGTCTTGGAAAAGCACAACGACTTCCTGCGTGATTTCCGCGGCGACACCGTACATCCGTCCACACTGCGGATCATGGACGAACTGGGGTTGATCGATGAGTTCTTACGTCTGCCGCACACCAAGATCGATCGTGTTGCCTTTGACACTGACGGCTCACTTCGCACCTTCGGCAACTTCAGTGCGCTCAAATGGCTTGGCTTCAGCCAGCCTTATGTCGCGTTGATGCCGCAGTGGGACTTCCTGGACTTCCTCGCCGAAAAGGCCTCTACCTACCCGGAATTCACCTTGATCCGTAACGCTGAGGTGACAGACTTGATCTTCGACGGCGATCGGGTCGCCGGGGTGCGTACACCGGAGCTGCAGGTGCGCGCTGAATTGGTGATAGCCGCCGATGGCCGCACGTCGGCGGTGCGGGCTGCGGCGGGGCTGCGCGTCGTGCGGGCGTATTCCCCGATGGATGTGCTGTGGTTTCGGCTCAGATGGTGCCCGGGCGATCCCCGTGAGCTGTTCGCAGTGATCCGTAAGGGCTTTGTTATGGCCATGATCTACCGGGGTGACTACTGGCAGGTCGCCTATCTGGTGCCGAAGGGGACGAACCCCCGGGACGGTTCGCTGGAGGCGTTTAAGCAGCGCCTGGTGGCGGTGCGACCGCAGCTCGGTGAACGAGTCGACGATCTGCGTTCCTGGGACGACGTCAGTCAGCTCGATGTGCGGGTGGACCGGCTCAAAAGGTGGTGGCGTCCGGGGCTGCTCTGCATCGGCGATGCCGCGCATGCCATGTCGCCAGTGGGCGGAGTCGGTATCAACCTCGCTGTTGCCGATGCGGTGGCCGCAGCCAATCTCCTGTGCGCCCCGCTGCGCCGCGGCCGAGTGACCACTGCTCACCTGGCCAACGTGCAACGTCGCCGGCAGCTGCCGACCCGGATCATCCAGGCTGGCCAGGTGTTTATCCAAAACGCCGCAATCCGGCCTTATTTGAGCGGTGATCTGTCCCCGTTCCGTATCCCGTCGATCGTCGGCCGGGGCCCGCTGCAGTTCATTCCGCCGATTCTCATTGGGCGGGGCTTTCGCCCCGAGCATGTCCAAACCCCGGACGCCCACTAG
- a CDS encoding PPE family protein: MDPARYHVTLGTAAGAATGAAASYTAGEFPDYGSLPPEVNSAKIYLGPGSAPMLAAATAWEVLADNLCSAAASFRRMIADLTTEGWMGLASVAMAAVASTYVSWMTDTVARVEQTAGQARQAAAAYETAFAMMVPPAVIAANRAQLALLGRRNPYGHQAHAIAETEADYHDMWAHNAATMYCYAAQSATASSLAPFLPPLHTATSCTTELLSAPAALRRLGQPVPATIPAAAAVGRAGCLGPLSVPPAWTLTGTPESRRAAGYRFIAKPLRHNTTDLVPAWG; the protein is encoded by the coding sequence ATGGATCCCGCGAGGTATCACGTAACGCTCGGCACAGCCGCGGGCGCTGCAACGGGAGCCGCGGCTAGTTACACAGCCGGTGAATTCCCGGATTACGGTTCATTACCGCCGGAAGTCAACTCAGCCAAGATATATCTCGGCCCAGGCTCAGCGCCGATGCTTGCCGCGGCGACAGCGTGGGAGGTGCTCGCCGACAATTTATGTTCCGCGGCGGCCTCGTTTCGGCGGATGATCGCAGATCTGACTACCGAGGGATGGATGGGGCTGGCCTCAGTGGCGATGGCCGCGGTAGCCAGTACCTACGTGTCCTGGATGACTGACACCGTCGCGCGCGTCGAGCAGACCGCCGGCCAGGCCCGGCAGGCGGCGGCTGCCTACGAGACAGCCTTCGCGATGATGGTGCCACCCGCGGTGATTGCGGCCAACCGCGCCCAATTAGCACTGCTGGGGCGGCGAAACCCGTACGGACACCAAGCCCATGCGATCGCGGAGACCGAGGCCGACTACCACGACATGTGGGCCCACAACGCCGCCACAATGTATTGCTATGCCGCCCAGTCAGCCACCGCGTCGAGCTTGGCGCCGTTCCTTCCACCACTGCACACCGCCACTTCGTGCACGACCGAACTTCTGTCGGCCCCCGCAGCGCTGAGAAGGCTCGGCCAGCCGGTGCCGGCGACCATCCCGGCGGCAGCAGCGGTGGGTCGTGCAGGCTGCCTTGGGCCGCTATCGGTGCCCCCGGCCTGGACCTTGACGGGCACCCCCGAGTCGCGGCGCGCCGCCGGTTATCGCTTCATCGCGAAACCGTTGCGCCACAACACTACCGACCTCGTGCCCGCCTGGGGATAG
- a CDS encoding FAD-dependent oxidoreductase, with protein MAREISRQAFLRGAAGALAASVVFGSARVTAAPNTAGWEDLSSALGGKVLRPDDGAQFAAAKQVFNTNYNGYVPAAVVTPTSVADVQKAMAFAAAHNLKVAPRGGGHSYVGASTANGAMVVDLRQLPGGINYDASTGQVTVTPATGLYAMHEALAGVGRGVPTGTCPTVGAAGHALGGGLGADSRHAGLLCDQLTSATVVLPGGQAVTASATSNPDLFWGLRGGGGGNFGVTTALTFATFPTGDVDVVNLNFPPQSFAQVLLGWQTWLRNADRNSWALADATVDPLGTHCRILATCPVGSGGSVERAIISAVGLQPIGTENHTFNRLDLVRYLAVGNLNPSPLGYVGGSDVFPTISAGAAQGIAAAVDAFPRGAGRMLAIMHALDGALASVPPGATAFPWRRQSALVQWYVETSGDPAAATNWLATAHQAVQPYSVGGYVNYVESNQPASRYFGPNLPRLSAARQKYDPGRVMYSGLNF; from the coding sequence TTGGCGCGTGAGATCTCGCGGCAAGCGTTTCTGCGGGGTGCCGCCGGAGCGTTAGCCGCTAGTGTGGTTTTCGGATCAGCCCGGGTGACTGCGGCCCCGAATACCGCCGGCTGGGAGGATCTTTCCAGCGCCCTCGGCGGAAAAGTGTTACGGCCTGACGACGGTGCCCAATTCGCGGCGGCCAAGCAGGTTTTCAACACTAACTACAACGGCTATGTACCGGCAGCGGTCGTCACGCCGACATCGGTGGCGGACGTGCAAAAAGCGATGGCTTTCGCTGCTGCCCACAACCTCAAAGTTGCTCCGCGCGGTGGTGGGCACTCCTACGTCGGGGCCTCCACGGCAAATGGCGCCATGGTTGTCGACCTGCGCCAATTGCCGGGCGGCATCAATTACGACGCCTCCACTGGACAGGTTACTGTGACACCCGCCACTGGTCTGTATGCGATGCACGAGGCACTGGCCGGCGTCGGCCGGGGCGTGCCGACCGGTACCTGTCCCACGGTCGGCGCTGCGGGGCACGCCCTGGGCGGTGGACTGGGCGCCGATTCACGGCACGCGGGTTTGCTCTGTGACCAATTGACGTCGGCAACGGTCGTGCTACCCGGGGGACAGGCAGTCACCGCATCGGCCACCAGCAACCCCGACCTGTTCTGGGGTTTGCGCGGGGGCGGTGGCGGCAACTTCGGCGTGACCACCGCGCTAACTTTTGCCACGTTTCCCACCGGGGACGTCGACGTCGTCAACCTCAATTTCCCACCGCAGTCGTTTGCTCAGGTTCTGCTTGGTTGGCAGACGTGGCTGCGTAACGCCGACCGAAACAGCTGGGCGCTGGCGGATGCCACCGTCGACCCGCTGGGCACGCATTGCCGGATCCTTGCGACCTGCCCGGTCGGGTCAGGAGGCAGCGTGGAGCGTGCCATCATCTCAGCCGTTGGTCTGCAACCGATCGGGACCGAGAACCATACGTTCAACCGGTTAGATCTGGTGAGATATCTGGCCGTCGGTAACCTCAACCCGTCGCCGCTGGGATACGTCGGCGGATCCGATGTTTTCCCGACCATCAGCGCCGGTGCCGCCCAGGGGATCGCCGCGGCGGTCGACGCCTTCCCCCGCGGGGCCGGCCGCATGTTGGCGATCATGCATGCGCTCGACGGCGCCCTCGCCAGTGTGCCCCCCGGCGCCACGGCCTTTCCGTGGCGCCGGCAGTCGGCGCTGGTGCAGTGGTATGTTGAAACATCTGGTGACCCGGCGGCAGCGACCAACTGGCTCGCCACGGCACACCAAGCGGTGCAACCGTATTCGGTTGGTGGTTACGTGAACTATGTCGAGTCGAATCAACCGGCGTCGCGGTATTTCGGCCCGAATCTGCCCCGCCTGAGCGCCGCACGCCAGAAGTACGATCCCGGCCGTGTCATGTACTCGGGGCTGAATTTCTAG
- a CDS encoding sugar porter family MFS transporter — protein MRLGRPCQQPSSHYGLLVALVAVSIGLVSGYDVSSIGGVLLFITDEFSLSARHQEVVTTALAVGDIAGAIGAGALANVIGRRKSLIVVVASYAGFALFGALSVSLPALVTARLLAGLAIGVSYVVVPVFVAESAPARIRGSLLVTYQAANVAGIALGYLSAYLLGTQQSWRWVLGLAAVPALLVLALLRRVDDTARWYMIKGRVADARRALQRGQPTADVEAELVEISTALDEEQAGVRALAEMIRGPYLRATIFVVVLGFLVQITGINAIISYGPLLFQSMGLRGNFALLVLPALIQVFALVAVFVSLVFVDRLGRRPVLLTGIAIMVSADLVLMGAFAFGGNSGGMPTVFGVVGVLLFTLGFNAGFGPLACVYAGESLPARLRSLGSAVMHTANLVANAIVVAVFVTLLTSLGGTAVFAILGALALISFVFVYRCAPETTNRQLEDIRHVWTKTSEKVARQDRPIRVRHRRCVVETVA, from the coding sequence CTGCGACTCGGCCGGCCCTGCCAGCAACCGTCGTCGCACTACGGCCTATTGGTGGCTCTGGTCGCCGTGAGCATTGGCCTGGTCTCCGGCTATGACGTCTCCAGTATCGGCGGCGTCTTGCTGTTCATCACCGATGAGTTCAGCCTGAGCGCGCGCCACCAAGAAGTGGTGACGACGGCGCTGGCCGTCGGTGATATCGCCGGAGCGATCGGTGCCGGTGCGCTTGCCAACGTCATCGGGCGGAGAAAATCGCTGATCGTGGTGGTGGCGTCCTACGCGGGGTTTGCGCTGTTCGGCGCGCTCTCGGTGTCGTTGCCCGCGCTGGTTACCGCACGACTGTTGGCTGGTCTGGCTATTGGGGTGTCGTATGTGGTGGTTCCGGTGTTCGTGGCCGAATCGGCGCCGGCCCGGATACGGGGGTCCCTGCTCGTCACCTATCAGGCGGCCAACGTGGCAGGCATTGCGCTCGGCTATCTCTCCGCCTATCTGCTGGGCACTCAGCAAAGCTGGCGGTGGGTGCTGGGGTTGGCCGCTGTACCGGCTCTTCTGGTGCTGGCGCTGTTGCGCCGAGTGGACGACACCGCTCGGTGGTACATGATCAAGGGCCGCGTCGCTGACGCGCGGCGTGCCTTGCAGCGGGGACAGCCCACTGCGGATGTAGAGGCTGAGCTCGTCGAGATCAGTACAGCGCTCGACGAAGAGCAGGCCGGTGTTCGCGCACTTGCCGAGATGATCCGCGGACCGTACTTGCGGGCGACCATCTTCGTCGTGGTGCTGGGCTTTCTCGTCCAAATCACCGGCATTAATGCGATCATCTCGTACGGCCCGTTGCTGTTTCAGTCGATGGGCCTGCGGGGCAACTTCGCATTGCTGGTGTTGCCAGCACTCATTCAGGTCTTTGCTTTGGTCGCAGTATTCGTCTCGCTGGTGTTCGTCGACCGGCTGGGCCGCCGGCCGGTTTTGTTAACCGGAATCGCCATCATGGTCAGTGCAGACTTGGTGCTGATGGGCGCCTTCGCATTCGGCGGGAACTCCGGTGGCATGCCGACCGTCTTCGGAGTCGTCGGCGTACTGCTGTTCACCTTAGGTTTCAACGCCGGCTTCGGTCCCCTGGCGTGCGTGTATGCCGGTGAGAGCTTGCCGGCACGGCTGCGGTCACTCGGATCAGCTGTCATGCACACCGCCAATCTGGTGGCCAACGCGATCGTCGTCGCTGTTTTCGTTACGCTGCTGACATCGCTTGGTGGCACAGCCGTGTTCGCCATTCTCGGTGCGCTCGCCCTGATCAGCTTTGTCTTCGTCTACCGGTGCGCCCCCGAAACCACAAACAGGCAACTCGAGGACATCCGGCACGTTTGGACCAAAACCAGTGAAAAGGTGGCTCGCCAGGACCGGCCGATCCGGGTGCGACATCGGCGATGTGTCGTCGAGACCGTGGCTTGA
- the egtD gene encoding L-histidine N(alpha)-methyltransferase yields MTLSLSNHLAADSLYPLLCRDVLEGLTGCPKSLPPKWFYDATGSVLFDQITRLPEYYPTRAETEILHACSAEVASATGADTLVELGSGTSEKTRILLDALGACERLRKFVPFDVDASVLAAAVTAISLEYPGLDIAAVCGDFEEHLTEIPCGGRRLFAFLGSTIGNLTPRPRARFLASLAAVLQPGDSLLLGIDLVKDVGRLIRAYDDPAGVTAAFNRNVLAVINRELDADFNLGAFTHVACWNAAEQRIEMWLRASSRQRVRVGALGLTVEFAAGEEMLTEVSCKFHREMVVSELAAAGLHQTRWWTDTAGDFGLSLAVK; encoded by the coding sequence ATGACCCTGTCGCTGTCCAATCACCTCGCCGCGGACTCGCTATATCCGCTGTTATGTCGCGATGTGCTCGAAGGCTTGACAGGCTGTCCGAAGTCGTTGCCGCCCAAGTGGTTTTACGACGCGACAGGTAGCGTCTTGTTCGACCAGATCACCCGGCTACCCGAGTATTACCCGACCCGGGCCGAGACTGAGATCCTGCACGCCTGTTCCGCTGAGGTCGCCTCAGCCACCGGGGCGGACACCCTGGTCGAACTCGGCAGCGGAACGTCGGAGAAAACCCGAATACTGCTCGACGCACTGGGCGCTTGTGAACGTCTGCGTAAATTCGTGCCGTTCGATGTCGACGCCAGCGTATTGGCGGCTGCGGTGACAGCGATATCACTCGAGTACCCGGGTCTCGACATCGCGGCTGTGTGCGGCGATTTCGAGGAGCACCTGACCGAAATTCCCTGCGGAGGCCGCCGCCTGTTCGCGTTTTTGGGCTCGACGATCGGGAACCTCACCCCTCGACCGCGCGCCCGGTTTCTGGCATCACTGGCTGCGGTGCTACAGCCTGGGGACAGCCTGTTGTTGGGTATCGACCTGGTCAAAGACGTTGGCCGGTTGATTCGCGCCTATGACGATCCCGCCGGGGTGACCGCTGCGTTTAACCGCAACGTGCTCGCCGTGATCAACCGTGAACTCGACGCCGACTTCAATCTCGGCGCCTTCACTCACGTCGCATGCTGGAACGCCGCCGAACAGCGAATCGAAATGTGGCTGCGGGCCAGTAGCCGCCAGCGGGTGCGGGTCGGCGCGCTGGGCTTGACCGTCGAGTTCGCCGCCGGCGAGGAAATGCTCACCGAGGTGTCCTGTAAGTTCCACCGCGAGATGGTGGTTTCCGAACTGGCCGCGGCGGGCCTGCATCAAACCCGCTGGTGGACCGACACTGCCGGCGACTTCGGTCTGTCACTGGCCGTCAAGTGA
- the egtA gene encoding ergothioneine biosynthesis glutamate--cysteine ligase EgtA, with protein sequence MACTSQLRGSCLVEGELADSVDAAHYISDTCLTDGHAGRVGLELEAHCFDLRELARRPAWPQIVDVIDSLPALPGGSAVSVEPGGAVELSGPPVKSVLTAIDAMRRDQQVLRAAFAEAGLGLVLVGADPLRPARRANPGARYRAMERFFIASRTAAAGAAMMTSTASVQVNVDAGPQAGWAARVRLAHALGPTMVAIAANSPLLAGKFSGWLSTRQRVWSELDSARCGPILSASGEDPGADWARYALKAPVMLVHQPEVVPVTEYVPFTDWADGHTLLGGRCPTAADLDYHLSTLFPPVRPRGWLEIRYLDAVPDDIWPAVVFTIVTLLDDPTAADQAAEAVEPVATAWDTAARLGLANRRLYVAANRCVDIAAHRAPSSLQDMMAQLIRAVEQGRCPADDFADDVIAHGIVPTLTRMAQPLT encoded by the coding sequence ATGGCGTGTACATCGCAGTTGCGTGGGTCGTGCCTGGTCGAAGGCGAACTCGCCGATTCAGTGGATGCTGCGCACTACATCAGCGATACGTGTTTGACCGATGGCCACGCGGGCCGGGTTGGCCTGGAGCTTGAAGCACATTGTTTCGATCTGCGCGAGCTCGCTCGCCGGCCCGCCTGGCCGCAGATCGTCGACGTGATCGACTCGCTGCCGGCGTTGCCGGGTGGCAGCGCGGTCAGTGTTGAACCTGGGGGCGCAGTGGAGTTGTCGGGCCCGCCCGTCAAGTCGGTGCTGACCGCGATCGACGCGATGCGCCGTGACCAGCAGGTGCTGCGTGCAGCTTTCGCGGAGGCGGGGTTGGGCCTCGTGCTGGTGGGCGCCGACCCGCTGCGCCCGGCCAGGCGGGCCAATCCGGGTGCGCGCTATCGGGCGATGGAACGGTTTTTCATCGCGAGCCGCACCGCTGCGGCCGGTGCGGCGATGATGACCTCGACGGCCTCGGTGCAGGTCAATGTGGACGCCGGCCCGCAAGCCGGCTGGGCGGCTCGGGTGCGGTTGGCTCATGCGCTGGGCCCGACCATGGTCGCGATCGCGGCCAATTCTCCGCTGTTGGCCGGAAAGTTTTCGGGGTGGTTGTCCACGCGCCAACGGGTATGGAGTGAGCTGGACTCCGCGCGTTGTGGGCCCATCTTGAGCGCCAGCGGTGAGGATCCCGGCGCCGACTGGGCACGTTATGCGCTCAAGGCGCCGGTGATGTTGGTACACCAACCCGAGGTGGTGCCCGTCACCGAGTACGTGCCGTTCACCGACTGGGCTGACGGGCATACCCTGCTGGGCGGACGCTGTCCCACCGCCGCGGATCTGGACTACCACCTCAGCACCCTGTTTCCTCCGGTGCGCCCCCGCGGCTGGCTGGAAATCCGCTACCTCGATGCCGTTCCCGACGACATCTGGCCTGCGGTGGTATTCACCATCGTCACCCTGCTTGACGACCCCACGGCCGCCGACCAGGCCGCCGAAGCCGTTGAACCGGTGGCCACCGCCTGGGACACCGCGGCTCGCCTCGGGCTGGCCAACCGGCGCCTGTATGTTGCCGCCAACCGCTGCGTGGACATCGCCGCTCACCGCGCCCCGTCCTCGCTGCAGGACATGATGGCCCAGCTGATCCGCGCCGTCGAACAGGGCCGCTGTCCCGCCGATGATTTCGCTGACGACGTCATCGCCCACGGCATCGTTCCCACCCTGACCCGCATGGCCCAACCACTGACCTGA
- a CDS encoding SAM-dependent methyltransferase gives MSRTPGDTWDIVTSVGFTALAVCAARALDAALEPPLANDTFAASFVAASGEPNLMTALAKTDLSSAVGFNARWVGVRTRFFDDFFTSAIRCGSRQAVILAAGLDCRAYRLVWPDDCIVYEVDQPRVLEFKQQVLDKRGAQPSTRRMAVAADLREDWVRPLVAAGFDPAQPTAWALEGLLPYLPGPAQDVLFEKLHELSAVGSEIAAELGPEPGELREYAEHMRTVRQDGTQSPILDLWYDDPHINIKSWLRERGWDVTSADLVDKAANDYGRPFHGLPPVFERLLRTKFFTATRKR, from the coding sequence ATGTCCCGAACTCCGGGGGATACCTGGGACATCGTGACGAGTGTTGGGTTTACCGCATTAGCTGTCTGTGCGGCGCGTGCGCTGGACGCTGCGCTGGAGCCACCTTTGGCGAACGATACTTTCGCCGCCAGTTTCGTGGCCGCCTCCGGTGAGCCAAATCTCATGACGGCACTGGCAAAGACCGATCTGAGCAGTGCAGTAGGGTTCAATGCACGCTGGGTGGGAGTGCGGACGCGGTTTTTCGATGACTTTTTCACCAGCGCGATCCGGTGCGGATCACGGCAGGCCGTGATTTTGGCAGCTGGATTAGATTGCCGCGCATACCGATTGGTTTGGCCGGACGATTGCATCGTTTACGAGGTCGATCAGCCGCGAGTGCTCGAGTTCAAACAACAAGTGCTTGATAAGCGGGGCGCGCAGCCATCGACGCGCCGTATGGCCGTCGCGGCGGATTTACGGGAGGACTGGGTCCGCCCGCTGGTTGCAGCGGGGTTCGACCCCGCGCAGCCGACCGCATGGGCGCTGGAAGGCCTGCTGCCGTATCTTCCCGGTCCTGCCCAGGATGTGCTGTTCGAGAAGCTGCACGAGTTGTCAGCAGTCGGAAGTGAGATTGCCGCCGAACTCGGGCCGGAGCCCGGAGAGCTGCGAGAATACGCCGAGCACATGCGGACCGTCCGCCAAGATGGCACACAGTCCCCGATTCTGGATTTGTGGTACGACGACCCGCATATCAACATCAAAAGCTGGCTGCGTGAGCGGGGTTGGGACGTCACCAGCGCCGACTTGGTCGATAAGGCCGCTAACGACTATGGTCGACCATTCCACGGGCTGCCACCCGTGTTCGAGCGGCTGCTGCGCACTAAATTCTTCACCGCAACTCGCAAACGTTGA